One Ostrea edulis chromosome 2, xbOstEdul1.1, whole genome shotgun sequence genomic region harbors:
- the LOC125679596 gene encoding crystallin J1A-like: MATLEERKIGAIVGALVADAAAQPIHWNYKTADLDDFLRDKEEIAFLEPSRNPFYCIQTGKHSCYGDQSVNILRSLVENGGVNIEKLKKSTYELFGPNTEYENEDNATYKDKSDVVKKVYPIKSKWRHAGIKSFLKNYKEGAEVTGIEDNQMDCVLNMVSVVALYAGRPEMLDKVEEVITMTQNSDINVAVAFTAARLLEYYILHGKMAGVQALNSVLETMGNPKRQNPQDLDRGMINYMKKVIEEKETDHISVARKFNIS; this comes from the exons ATGGCAACTTTGGAAGAGAGAAAGATAGGTGCCATAGTGGGGGCACTAGTGGCCGATGCCGCAG caCAACCCATTCACTGGAATTACAAGACAGCAGATTTAGATGACTTTCTACGGGACAAAGAGGAGATAGCATTCTTAGAGCCCTCCAGAAACCCGTTCTATTGTATTCAGACAGGAAAACACAGCTGCTATGGAGATCAGTCCGTCAATATTCTGAGGTCACTTGTGGAAAATGGAG GGGTCAATATTGAAAAACTGAAAAAGTCTACGTACGAGTTGTTTGGTCCAAACACAGAGTATGAAAATGAAGATAATGCTACATATAAAGATAAATCCG ATGTGGTAAAGAAGGTGTACCCGATTAAATCAAAGTGGCGACATGCTGGCATCAAGTCATTCctaaaaaattataaagaaGGAGCAGAAGTCACag GAATTGAGGACAATCAGATGGACTGTGTGCTCAATATGGTCAGTGTGGTGGCCCTTTATGCTGGTCGGCCAGAGATGTTGGACAAAGTAGAGGAGGTCATCACGATGACCCAGAACTCGGACATCAACGTGGCCGTCGCCTTCACCGCAGCCAG GCTGCTGGAATACTACATCCTTCATGGGAAGATGGCAGGTGTGCAGGCATTGAATTCTGTGTTGGAGACAATGGGAAATCCCAAGAGACAAAACCCACAAGATCTGGACCGGGGGATGataaattacatgaaaaaagTCATTGAGGAGAAGGAAACTGACCATATATCAGTTGCCCGGAAATTCAACATCAGCTGA